Part of the Spirochaeta lutea genome is shown below.
CGCCTTCAACAGGCCCCGAATCAAATTAATCGAATCCACGAGGTTGTACTCGTCGGGGAACACCATGGACCAGAAGTCCGGCTCTCCGCCGGTGTCGGCGTTCCGGGGACTGTAGACATGGAGTTTCTGAAACAGGTAAATGTAGTTGTCCCCGTTTTGCTCGGAGTAAGGCGGCGGACCTTGGTCCTCCAGGCGTTTGACGATTTCCGTTTTCCCCAGGCTTTGGGCCCGTCCCATAAGGTACTGGTACCCGATCAAATCGTTTTCCAGGGAATTCACATGCTGGGCGACAGCAAAATACGCAGCAAATAGATCCGGCCGTTGACTGCTGGCCAAGAGCCCCAGAACGGATCCGTAGGAATGACCGGCCACATACACCTTCCTGCCGAAGCGCTGCTTCAATTGGGCGGAAAGATCAATTAGATCATCCACATAATCCTGTACGCTGATTTCTACATAATCCGCAGCCCCGTAGGACATTCCCACCCCGGGCTGGTCCCAGTGAACCACCACGAAGTGTTCCTCAAGCTCTCCAAGGTAGGTACGCACCCATCCGATCTCCGAACCGCCTGGCCCCCCGGCCAACCAGAGCAGCACCGGAGCCTGGGCATCCCGCCCCCGAATGACCACACCCTGATCCCTGCCCCTAATCTGCAGGCGCTCCAGGGATGCAATACTTCCCTCAACGACATCTCCTTGCTCATCCCTAAACTCCGGAGTTCCTGCGCACCCCGCCAAAACGAGCAAACCGACAACACCTAAGGCACGAACAAAATCCCGTTTTGCACCGCCTTGAACCCTTTTTTCTTTTAAACTCTTCATGCCCCCAGGAATACCACCTCGGGCCGGGGCACACAATTCGACCTTTGTATGAACAAGAGCCCCTAGGACGGATGTCCTAGGGGCTCTGTACTTTCGCTTCTATGGTAATTCCTCGAAACTACCCTGGCGGTTACTGGAAGGAGACCCGGCGTACGCCCTTCGCTCCCAGAATGGCCAGTACCTCACCATCCCAAAACACTCCGGCGGCAACATCGGGAAGCCCGGCGTAGAAGGGAACCTGGGTTTTCAGTCCCGTTCCATCCAGCTGGATTACCGAGCGTAACAAATCCCCCTCGGCATTCCGGGCAACAACCCTTCCCTGGGGTGATTTGGTAAACCGAACCCGGCGAAGGCCCTCTGTCCCGCTCACCAGGGTCCAGTCCGAGGCCGAAACCAATCTGGTATAGATTCCGGACTTTGCCGTATTCGATGCAGGAACGAAAACATATAACCGTTCGCTGCTGCCAGTTCCGGTTTGAATCATGTCTCCAACCTGACGGCCGGCTAGGGCCGTTCCGTTGAAGAATCCGTACCCGCTGAAGTTAGCCAGAATCGACCCTACATCAAAGGATTCCCCCTCCCCTCCGAGACTCTCAAAGGTATCCAGGTTTTCTGCAATATCCTCGTAGGTAAAGAAGAAATCGTTCAGGGGCGTGGAGACCGCCACGTAGCTTTCGCTGATGATTCCGCTCTTAATAAGGTTGGTTGATCCGAGGATGTCTTCCAGACCTTCGGTAGCACCCAAAATCTCCCCGAAGCCGATCCATGAACCGGGGGTTGCCTCCCCCTCCATGAGATAGGTTATGGCAAGGGTCTTAGAACCCTGGAGCACGGCAACTACCATGGTGTCCTCAAAGGGCTCCCGGTCCTCGGATAGTCCAGCATCGTTCAGATTCCGGGTATCAAAGAGTACCACCTCGGCCGATTCTATGCTTTGGACATCATCGGTAGACTCCAGGTTCTCCGAGAAGGAGTACAGGTATTCCCCGTTTCGAAGGGGTACGATACCCAGGTTATCTACTAATAACCATGCCTCGGGCACCCATTCTCCACTCTCCCAGGTATAGCCTCGAACAATCCCGGAAAGGGTTGCATCGCTGTTCGCGAAACTGGGTTGGGCTGAGGCTGGAGCTCCGTCCACCCAGAGGACCCCGTCCTCGCTCACCCAGTATTCCGTACCCTGTATTTCCACGCCGGAGACGAAGGCAGTATTCTTACCTGCAGCTACAATCTGAACCTTCTGCCGGTATAAGGCGGCGGTCGCCGTAGTAACCTCTCCGGCCCGGATGGTGAAGCTCACCCGGTCATACCCCACCGTAGCGCCCTCGGCATTCACCAGGCTAACAATGAGTCCGTAGGTTCCCACCGGCAGACCCTTCAGGGCAACTTCGGCCCCCTTGGCATACTCTTTTCTGGCTGCAGTTCGGGTTGTATTCTGATACCGGGTGGATTCGTTGAGGCTTAGGTAACTGCTGCCCCGTACCAAGAGCACGACCGCCTTGGTATAATCCGGTTCGGTGGCCCGGGATACAGCCCCGGCAGGGCTATCGGGAAGGGATAGCACCAGATCTCCAGAACCCCCGGGGGACTCAACCAGGGAACAACCGGTTACCACCAGCATTAGTCCCAAACCTAGTAGTGCTGATATTCGTATAATTTTTTTCATACTATTCCTCCCTCCAGGTCCACTCTACCCGGACCGTTCCGGTGGTCGGCCGGGGACTTTGGGGCCGCTGGGGTTGATCATCACCGCCCCCGGTGGTTCCGCCCCTCCCTACACTGGATGTGTCGGTGGATACATTTGAATTATCATTGAGAATCTGATCCCCCGTCCGAATGTCAGGCCTTCCGCCCCGGCGGGGCCCCGGGTTGTTTATTACAACCTGCCCTCCGGCACCAACAATGATGGTCGGGCCATCATCCTGGCCGGGTTGCTGTGGGGTTCCTGAGTCACCGGAATCACTGGGCTGTTGTTCACCCGCGCCTTCGCCCTCGCCGGGCTCACCAGAACCATCACCCTGGCCGCCGCCCTCGCCGGTACCGGAATCGCCGGAATCTCCATCATCACCCGCTCCCGGTTCCTGGGGCAGTGGAGTACCGGGTCCCGGAGCCCCTTGGGGCCGTCGGGGTGGCCCCAGACGCAGGGCCACAATCCCGGCCAGCACCTGGAGGTTAAGGCCGTTGAAATCAAACTCAGTTCCCCGGACAGAGGCGGTAGAATAGGGACTGGTTACCTCAAATTTCTGATCTATATTCCTGGAGCTGTCCACCGAAGCCCGTACAGAACCGACCCGGAGGTGTAGACTCGTGGAAACTGCTCCTTCCCGTTCAACGTATTCATCCAGAACCATTCTGGTGAGGGGTTTGATAAGAACATTGTTCGAACCCAGTTTGAGGGTGGCAGAGGAATTGAATCCCGTAGAGATGGTATCCGACAGGGCAACCACCGTACCGTTGCTCACCGGGCGCCAGGCACCATCCTGCCCACGAACCTCCACCTTGCCGGTGACATCCGTCAGCTGTCCCTCTTGGGCAAACAGCGGGGCCCCGGCAAGGAGTCCCGCAAGCATTACTAATAACACAAGTTTTTTCATACTAATCCCCCTTACTTACATGGTAAAAGAAACATCGAGGCGAAGGGCCGCTCGGACAGCCGAGACTACTGCGCCCTCCCCATCCACTACAAACGATTCTGTGTTTCCGAAAAACAAGCCTGTACCCAGGGAGATTCCAAGATCGGAAAACGGTCGGTAATTAATCATAAGATCGGCCTCAGTCCCGAGATAGTTGTGACCGTCGCCCACAACGATGTCGGTTTCAGAAACCGCCCCGAGGGTCGGCCGGATAAACCCGAAGAGCTTCAATTGCATCTGCAGCTTATCAGAGCCCAGGAACCTCAGGTTTTGGAAGGGTTTAATTCCTCCGTCCAGTTGGATAACCAGAAGGTTTGAAAAGGCCGGCGAGAAGACCATACCGAAACTCGGACCTGCTACGGGGGTAAACTGGCTTGCTGACCCCGTGCCGTTTACTCCCCAGACCGATTCGGTATCTGCATCACCGCTGGCATAACTAACCACAAGATTGTACGCCCCGCTCAGAAACTGGGGAGTAAAGAAACTCAAGCGTCCGTATAGTCCAAGGCTATGCAGGGCCGCATTTTTATAGACATCCTGGCCGTTATTGGAGAGCACCGAACCGCCCCCGTAGACCATCCCGGCATTGTAGTACAGGGTGGGAAGAATCGGCCCCCTGACTCCCAGGCCGGCGTAGAAGGTGTTAAGAGAACCGCCCTTGAATGATTGCACCGGATCGCCCTCGGTTATAAGGCTGCCGTCTTCATTTCGAATGGCGCTCTCGGGAGCCTGACCGTCCGTCAAGGCCGTCAAATCCTCCTGGATTAAGGCATGAAGGGTAATACTCTGATTTGCCAGGGGTGGGAGCGCCATCCGGACCGCCCCGATAACCCGGGGTGACCCTAAAATCTTGGTGCTGTCTCCGGCCCGGAGCAGATCAGCATAGCTCATCATGATGCCGGAAGCATTCTTGAAGACAAGCCCCGTGTATCCCAGGGTTATCCCCGTGGTCACTGCCCCGGTTTCAAACCCCAGGGAGAACCCGTCCAGTGTTCCGGAGAAAACCCGGCCCGAGGGTTCGCTATGGGCGAACCGCCCGACACGGTAGGAAAAACCATCCCCGGATTCTGAGGAATAGGTTTGCCCCGAAAGGGCCAGAGAATCGATGCTCAGGTATAGGAGGGGGTGGATCGGATCCGCTTCAGGGACATCCAGCCCGGCCGTCCAGGCACCGTTGAACCCCAGACGCAGGTCAAAGTTCAGTGCCTCGCTGGCGGATTCGTTCAGGAAAAAGGTCGCCTTGGTTGAAGGGGTAAACTCAGATTTATCGAAACGCATCCCCGTTCCGAGATCCAGGGAAAGACCGATCTCCGAGAAGGCCGGAACCCCAAGTACTAAAAGGCAGATCACTGAAAAAAGTATCCGTTTCATGATTGCCCCCCTTGGTTCTCCATGGCTGTTGCCAGGTACCGAAGCACCTGATCGCCCGACAGGGAATCCTTCCGGCCGACACTTGAATCAAGAATGGATTGGAAGACCATCTCACGGTAGGCGTAGCGGGGTCCGGGAAAGAGGGAATACATAATCCCTCCCCGTATATTGAGGGTACGCATTAATAAATAGGAGAACAACTCGGCGGTTACCATATCCTGGGGGTTGGCACCCCGGTCTACCCATCCCGCATCCTGCATATACGACAGGGCATCCTGGGGCTGAGCGGAATCTTCCAGGAGATCTCCGGCGGTGGCTAACAGGTAGGCCGCATGGGAAAGATGAACCTCATCCTGATCCAAAATCTCATCAATGACCGCATTTGACTGGGCTCCCAGGAACCCCCCAGCCAAGGCCGTGAGAAGAATTACGAGGAAATACTTTTTCATTATCTCTCCTTCGAGTATCACTATAGTATAAACTATAGCCACTTGGTACCATTTTCAATCGTCAACTCCTATAATACCCTATAATATGTGATTATAACCCTCAGAAATAAAAAGGTGGTAGGTATGAAGCTTCGAATCAAGGCCGAGTTGATCATCCCGTTCATTATTATAGGTATTGTCGCCCTCTTTGGATTTACCCGGTTTTTCTCCATGTTTGACGGCCTTACCTACAACGCCTTTCTCGGGAGCAAGGAACAGATTGCAGAGAGACCGGAGCTTATTCTGGTGGATGTTGACGACCGGGCTGTAGAGATGGCCGGCTCCTGGCCCATGCGGCGTTCTATCTTCGGCAGGGCCCTGCTGGTCATGCGGGAACTCGGGGCCAGAACCGCGGTTTTTGATATTGAGTACGTTGACGCCAGTCAGCGGGGAATCAACGCAGACTACCTGGACACCGAGCTGCCGCGGATCTTCAACCATGAGTTTGAAAGCCTGCAGTCCAATACCCGGGCGCTCATCGAGGCCTTGAGCCAGGGGTATATTCCCCCGGAAGATGCCCAGGAGTACCTGCCCGATCTGCGGGCGGATGCCCAGAACCGTAAAGAAACTCTCTTAAAGAGCATCGAAGGGGTGGTGATTGATAATGACGAGTATCTTGGTAGGGCGGCAGCCTTCTTCCAGGATTCATTCTTCACGATTAATATGTTCAACATACCCACGCCGGTCCTTCCCGAGGACGAAGAACTGGCATTCCTTATCGAAACATCCATTCCCCTGGAGGGAATTACAGTGGTGGATGATTCCCGGATTCCCCGGCGGAACAGCATGAATCCCACCATCTATCCGGTTCTGAGCCGGGCCGCGGGAGCTGGATTTCCTAACGTTATCATCGATTCCGACGGCATCCGCCGGCGGATTAATCTCATCTACAAATTCCAGGACCGCTACTACGGACAGCTGGCCTTCCGCCCCCTCCTGGACTACCTGGGAAACCCGGAAATCACCATCTATAAGGATAAAATCGTCCTCTCGGCTGTGAAGGATCCCCGGGGCAGCCTGGGGGAAACCGTTACCATTCCCCTGGCCCCCGACGGCACCATGCTCATAAACTGGCTTCACACCCCCTACGTGGAAAGCTTTACCCACCTTCCCTTCGGAGAGTTGATGCTGCACGATCAGCTCTTTACCCTGCTCATCAGGAACCTTGACGCCCGCAGGGATTGGGGCTATCTCCAGGCTCATCAGGGGCAGACCCCCCTGGGGGATTTCCTGAATTATTGGCACAGCCTCATTCTGGAGATGGAATCCGCCCCGGACCAGCTGGACGCCCAGGGCGTGTATGAGATTCGGGAACAGTTCCTCGCCGAGGTAGCCAGCCTGCTCCAGCCCGAAACGCGCCGGGCTCTGGAGTCCAGCATCGAGGAGGTTTACGCAGCGGGGAATCTACCAGAAGAGGATTATCAGGTTCTCCGCCAGGATATTCCCCAGTGGTTTGAGGCTACCGCTGAGGTTCTAAGGGATTTAAATGCCTCCCGCCAGCGCTTAACCGAATACCTGGACGGTGCATTCGCCATCATCGGTCACACCGCCACGGCGACCACCGATATCGGGGTGAACCCCTTCCACGGCGAATACATGAACGTCGGTACCCACGCGTCCATAGCCAATACTATTTTGAACAACCGCTTCTTAGACCAGACACCGGATTGGGTCGGACTACTTATTGCCGCCCTGATCTGTATTCCCTACGGGATCGTTGCATCGAATCTGGATTCCAAAAAAATCCTGATCCTGGGAATCATCCTTCTGACCATCCTGGTGGTGGCCCTGCTGGTATTCTTTATCCTGACGGGCATCTACCCCGATAGCGCCCGGGTGATTCTGGCCTTCTTCCTGACCTTCATTACCACCAGCATCGTGAAGTTTTTCTCCACAGAGCGCGAGAAGAGCTTCCTGCGGAAGGCCTTTTCCCACTACCTGTCAACGGATGTTATTAAGGAGATTGTATCAAATCCCGAACGCCTGAAGCTCGGGGGAGATAAAAAGGTGCTCACGGCCATATTCACCGATGTACGGGGGTTCTCCACTATCTCCGAGAAACTTGACCCCGTGGATCTGGTTAAGCTCCTGAACCGCTACCTGGGTGCCATGAGCGATATCATCCTGGATATGAACGGAACCATCGATAAATACGAGGGAGACGCCATTATCTCCTTCTTCGGCGCCCCCATTGATATTCCCGATCATGCGGACCGGGCCTGCCTCTCCGCAGTACGGATGAAACGCCTGGAGCAACAACTAAACCAGGAATTTCAAGCCCAGGGTATGAGCCCGGACCATCTCCTGACCCGGATCGGTATAAACACCGGTGAAATGGTAGTGGGTAACATGGGAACCGAAAAGAAGATGGACTACACCATCATGGGGAACCACGTGAACCTGGCCGCCCGGTTAGAGGGGGTAAATAAGCTTTACGGCACCTGGATCCTTACCAGCGAAGCCACCAAGACTGCATGCACTTCCGACCTAGTGTTCCGAAAACTGGACCGAGTCCGGGTAGTGGGCATTAAGGAACCCGTCCGCCTCTACGAGGTAGTGGAGGAACGGGACCACCTCGACGGCCAGCTGTCCGAGATTCTCCCGGCATACCATAGGGCCTTCGACCTCTTTGAAGCCAAGGACTGGGAGGCCGCCCGGAAGGGGTTCGCCCAGATCCTATCCAAGGCCCCGGAAGACGGCCCGAGCAAGCTGTACCTGGAACGCTGTGAAAAATTCATCTCCTCCCCACCGAAGGCTGACTGGGACGGGGTTTTCAACATGACAACCAAGTAGGCGTTCAAAAAGGCCGGTTGCAAAAGGGTGCACCATTTCATCACAGTTACACTACCCTAGGTAGAATCGTGGGTAGCGGCGCTGTACCTGGTGTGGTTTACAACCTTGTGCGCACTAGGATCCTGTTTCGAACTACCTACCGGAGAAACCAGATCCGGATGCCCCGAAGGTAGGAGGATCCTGGTATCCGGGCTCAGGGCTCAGGGCTCAGGGCTCAGGGCTCAGGGCTCAGGGCTCAGGGCACATAAAAACCGGGTTCACCCAAGGGTGGCACCCGGTTTTTGTACCCGCACATGGGAGGAAGAGAGACCCCCGGACAACCGATGGCCCGGCGGCGGTCTCTACAGACCCGCTGAGGACTAGAACTGGAGCCGTAAGCCGATGTTCAGACCTACCCGGTTGAGTTTCAGGTTATCCAGATTGGCAAAATCCCCGGCGAAGAGGTTTCCTGCATCGGTCAGATCTATCTCCGGGCGTTGGAGGTCGAAGACCAGCCCGAGATGAATGACCGGTACAAAGAGGTTAATCTCCATACCTGTGGTAAATACCAGGGAGGATGCAGCGGTGTTCCGGGCGATTCCCGGGGCGAAGGAGCTCTCCTCGCCGGCTACATCGGCGGTAAGATCCGAGGTTACATCAATTGTACGGACCTGATACCGGGGGGAAATCTTCAGGAAGGGCGTAAGAAAAAGCAGCTGTTTTGACACATGGAGATCCAGACCGAAGGTATGGGCGTTGGCTACCGTCGAGATGCCGCCCCCGAACACCAGTTCCTGGCCGCTAAAATCGATAGGCTCCAGTCCGAGGCCGCCGAGGTCGAAGCCGGCGGAAAAATGGTTGAAGCCGTACACTGCGCCGATGGACAGACCCGGCGCAAACCCCCGGTCCTGTACCAGGGTCCGGCGCACCTGAACACTGCCGCCGATCATCTGCAGGCTGACCGCTTCCCCAATGGTGGGATCTACTGCATTCAGAATCACCTTGGTCAACCCTGCGGGCATAATCATCGTCCTGGCATGAAGCTCCAGATCCGCGGGCAGCTTGAATCCGAACTGAACCATGGAAAGATTCGGGTAGGCCATGAGCTTCTGGGCAAAGCTCAGAATATCCTCGTTCTCCCCTAAGGCTTGTTCCAGGATCGTAGGCACCGGTACATCAAAGCGCCAGGTTTCGCTCTCTGCATCCGGAAGGTTTAGCAAACCGGTTCCAAATGTAACCCCGAGGGGAGGCAGCAGGCTTATATAAAAACTCCGGTTGCCCAGGGTTGCCTGGCCCATGATATTCCCTGAGGTCTGACTCAGGAGCATGGAATTCTCAACCCCCGAGGCTATAGAATCAAATACGGTACTAAAATCCTCTTCTAAGGGAGTAAGGTTTATAGCACCGCTCTGGGCGGAGAGTCCCGCAGCTCCCAGGGAAAGTATAAGGATCAAGGGTAAAAGTCGTTTCATATCTAAGGCCCCTTCTATATATGATACATGATTATCACTGAATATATCAGTTTCAACTCACTTTTCCCTGTATTCTAATGTATTATGGGTACTATGGCTCGAAAACTATGCATAATCCTGGCAATTTTAGTTACCTTTTTCAGTCCCCTGATGGCGGGGCCTCAGAATGAATCCGTCACCCTGCCTTCCGCCGTCCCGGCCGGGCGGGAACCGGACCTGGATGGTGACAGCCTCGGGGAATCCCTGAGGCGGCTTTCCTCCCCGGAAATGGAGGGTCGCCTAACCGGGAGCGCTGGCAATGCCCGGGCAGGTCGGTGGCTTGCCGAGGAACTTTCCAAGGCTGGGCTGAAGCCCCTGCCCGGCCGTGGGGATTTTTATCTTCCCTACCCTCAGCCCGTTCTCCGGGAGAGGACGCCGAGCGTGGTGGAGATTTTTCCCAAGGGTTCGGGTGCCGGGACCAGTCTGTCCGCCGGAGTGGATTACCAGGTGCTGGTCCGCAAGGGCGTCCGGCTGAGGGCAGATATTGAGGCCCGGGTCGTCACCCTGGAAGCCTCCTCAGTCAGTCCGGGGTGGGTTCGGGAGAACCGGGATGCGGTACTACTCATCCACGCCCGTGACTTTGAGGCCATTGTCCACAATACACCGGTCATGCAGGCCCTCTTCCATGAGGAACACAGCCCGAGAGGAATCATCTTGGCCATGCCCGCGGGTATGAACAGCCTTCCCCGGGGGGTGTTTTTAACCGAAGAGTCCTATCCCGAGGTTGGTCCGGTTTTTATCCAGGTAAGCCACCGAGCCTCCGAGGTATTCTCCCAGGGGGAAGGAACCAGGGTCCGGATATCCGTGCATCAGGAGGTCGCGGTGCAAGAGGCGGTAAATATTGGAGGGGCCATACCCGGGGGAGACGGGGATCTGCCGCCGATCATCCTGTCGGCTCATTTCGACGGTCAGGGCCGGCTCGGCTCTGAGGTTTTGTATCCCGGGGCTATCGATAACGCCTCGGGAACCGCCCTGGTGCTGGAGTTGGCGCGAAGCCTTTCAGAAAACCGTGCCGGAGTGGGCAAGTCCTCCGGGAATGATTTACCGAGCCGTCCGGTTTGGATTCTCTTTTTTAACGGGGAGGAACAGGGGCTGCTGGGGTCCCGGGCCTTTGCCGGAGCGCTGGCAGGACGGGCAGGACCCGGTGTATGGGTCGTAAACATCGATATGGTGGCCCATTCCAACAAGACCGCCCTAACCCTGGCATCGGCCCCGGGTTCCGGGGAATTGCTTCGGGAGCTCACGGCGGCTCTGACCCCACCCCTGGCAGATCTGTCTATGGCGCTGAACACCATGGAAGGCGGACTAAGCGACCATGGGAGCTTCGGCTCGGAGAGTCCCGTACCCGGAAGCCAAGCCGTAACCCTGGTGCAGGCCCCCTATCCGGGAATGCACAGCCCCCAGGATATCCCCGGAAATCTGAAGCCCGGGGTTGCCCGGGCACTCTTTTTAGCCCTGGTACAGTGGATGAACCAATGATATCCCCGGCAGGGTTCCAACGGACCGGGGAGTGGATTAGAATCCTTCAAAAACCAGACCAGTTTGCTATACTATAACCACAGAAGGGAGCGAATCATGCAGTACAAAACGCCGGGAGCCTACATACTCCAAACCGATGCAGAACGCCGGCCGGCCCTAGAGAGATTGCGCGATACAATCAACCAGAATATTCCCCAAGGGTTCCAGGAGACCATCCAGTACAATATGATCAGCTGGGTGATTCCCCTGAGCCGCTATCCCCAGGGGTACCATTGCACCCCCCATACCCCCCTTCCCTTTTTGAGTATTGCCGTGCAGAAACATTATTTGGCAATGTACCACTCAGGGCTGTTTATGGACCCCGGGCTCTATGACTGGTTTGTGGGTGAGTATCAGAAGCTGGGGTACAAGCATAAGATTAACATGGGCAAAAGCTGCGTGCGCTTTAAGTACCTAGACGAGATCCCCTATGACCTCATAGGAGAACTCATGTCCCGGATAAGCGTGGATCAGTTCATTGCCCGATACGAGGCCGGCCGTTCGATTCGGTAGGCGGACCAGACGACAGCCGGGACTGTATTTCTTCTTTTATCCGGGTGATTGTACGGCTTCGATGGAGGTAGAGCCGGCGGTATATGTAGCGTGCCAGGCCGTAGGAACCGGCCAGGGCCGCCAGGGGAAACACCGCGGCGAAGAGGGCTGATCCCAGGGCGCCGATTCCGACCCCGAACCCAACACCGAAGCCGACCCCGCCTCCGAAACCACCGATAATACCTCCGAACACCCCACCCGCGCTCTGTCCCATATCCTGGGTAAACCGTACCAGGGTGCTTTCCTGGGCCAGACTGACATCAACCTTCAAAATATCCGAGACGATGCCCTGACCGCCCGAAACGACGGGGGCATTACTCTGCCAGAGCAATCCCACAGCGCTTATTTGACCCGAGCCCCCCTGGGGTACCGCCATGGAAAGCAGGCGGCTGAGCTGTTCAAGATCCTCGGTTGTGAGCCGCCGGGGAAGTACGAGGTAGTCGTCCAGCCGGGGGGGACTTCCCAGAAGCCGGCGGCCCAGGGAGTGGCTTGAACCCTTAGAGCCCCCGTAGCGGTACATGAGCATAGCCTGTTCCAACACCCCCGGGGCAATACCCAGCTCTTTTGCCATACCCTGAAGCTCCTGAACACTGACCTGGTCCAGGGATCCCGATAAAAGAGAATCCGAGGAGGTGCGGAGTTGTTTCTCC
Proteins encoded:
- a CDS encoding alpha/beta fold hydrolase; translated protein: MKSLKEKRVQGGAKRDFVRALGVVGLLVLAGCAGTPEFRDEQGDVVEGSIASLERLQIRGRDQGVVIRGRDAQAPVLLWLAGGPGGSEIGWVRTYLGELEEHFVVVHWDQPGVGMSYGAADYVEISVQDYVDDLIDLSAQLKQRFGRKVYVAGHSYGSVLGLLASSQRPDLFAAYFAVAQHVNSLENDLIGYQYLMGRAQSLGKTEIVKRLEDQGPPPYSEQNGDNYIYLFQKLHVYSPRNADTGGEPDFWSMVFPDEYNLVDSINLIRGLLKAVPQVYPRLVPYDMEEMVPELEIPVFFFHGGLDMTCVQDIAYRYFEGLEAPHKEFIWYEDAGHNICYQEPQRFVRDLVERVQWVGQHL
- a CDS encoding FecR family protein, which gives rise to MKKLVLLVMLAGLLAGAPLFAQEGQLTDVTGKVEVRGQDGAWRPVSNGTVVALSDTISTGFNSSATLKLGSNNVLIKPLTRMVLDEYVEREGAVSTSLHLRVGSVRASVDSSRNIDQKFEVTSPYSTASVRGTEFDFNGLNLQVLAGIVALRLGPPRRPQGAPGPGTPLPQEPGAGDDGDSGDSGTGEGGGQGDGSGEPGEGEGAGEQQPSDSGDSGTPQQPGQDDGPTIIVGAGGQVVINNPGPRRGGRPDIRTGDQILNDNSNVSTDTSSVGRGGTTGGGDDQPQRPQSPRPTTGTVRVEWTWREE
- a CDS encoding alginate export family protein; the protein is MKRILFSVICLLVLGVPAFSEIGLSLDLGTGMRFDKSEFTPSTKATFFLNESASEALNFDLRLGFNGAWTAGLDVPEADPIHPLLYLSIDSLALSGQTYSSESGDGFSYRVGRFAHSEPSGRVFSGTLDGFSLGFETGAVTTGITLGYTGLVFKNASGIMMSYADLLRAGDSTKILGSPRVIGAVRMALPPLANQSITLHALIQEDLTALTDGQAPESAIRNEDGSLITEGDPVQSFKGGSLNTFYAGLGVRGPILPTLYYNAGMVYGGGSVLSNNGQDVYKNAALHSLGLYGRLSFFTPQFLSGAYNLVVSYASGDADTESVWGVNGTGSASQFTPVAGPSFGMVFSPAFSNLLVIQLDGGIKPFQNLRFLGSDKLQMQLKLFGFIRPTLGAVSETDIVVGDGHNYLGTEADLMINYRPFSDLGISLGTGLFFGNTESFVVDGEGAVVSAVRAALRLDVSFTM
- a CDS encoding CHASE2 domain-containing protein — encoded protein: MKLRIKAELIIPFIIIGIVALFGFTRFFSMFDGLTYNAFLGSKEQIAERPELILVDVDDRAVEMAGSWPMRRSIFGRALLVMRELGARTAVFDIEYVDASQRGINADYLDTELPRIFNHEFESLQSNTRALIEALSQGYIPPEDAQEYLPDLRADAQNRKETLLKSIEGVVIDNDEYLGRAAAFFQDSFFTINMFNIPTPVLPEDEELAFLIETSIPLEGITVVDDSRIPRRNSMNPTIYPVLSRAAGAGFPNVIIDSDGIRRRINLIYKFQDRYYGQLAFRPLLDYLGNPEITIYKDKIVLSAVKDPRGSLGETVTIPLAPDGTMLINWLHTPYVESFTHLPFGELMLHDQLFTLLIRNLDARRDWGYLQAHQGQTPLGDFLNYWHSLILEMESAPDQLDAQGVYEIREQFLAEVASLLQPETRRALESSIEEVYAAGNLPEEDYQVLRQDIPQWFEATAEVLRDLNASRQRLTEYLDGAFAIIGHTATATTDIGVNPFHGEYMNVGTHASIANTILNNRFLDQTPDWVGLLIAALICIPYGIVASNLDSKKILILGIILLTILVVALLVFFILTGIYPDSARVILAFFLTFITTSIVKFFSTEREKSFLRKAFSHYLSTDVIKEIVSNPERLKLGGDKKVLTAIFTDVRGFSTISEKLDPVDLVKLLNRYLGAMSDIILDMNGTIDKYEGDAIISFFGAPIDIPDHADRACLSAVRMKRLEQQLNQEFQAQGMSPDHLLTRIGINTGEMVVGNMGTEKKMDYTIMGNHVNLAARLEGVNKLYGTWILTSEATKTACTSDLVFRKLDRVRVVGIKEPVRLYEVVEERDHLDGQLSEILPAYHRAFDLFEAKDWEAARKGFAQILSKAPEDGPSKLYLERCEKFISSPPKADWDGVFNMTTK
- a CDS encoding M28 family metallopeptidase, with the protein product MARKLCIILAILVTFFSPLMAGPQNESVTLPSAVPAGREPDLDGDSLGESLRRLSSPEMEGRLTGSAGNARAGRWLAEELSKAGLKPLPGRGDFYLPYPQPVLRERTPSVVEIFPKGSGAGTSLSAGVDYQVLVRKGVRLRADIEARVVTLEASSVSPGWVRENRDAVLLIHARDFEAIVHNTPVMQALFHEEHSPRGIILAMPAGMNSLPRGVFLTEESYPEVGPVFIQVSHRASEVFSQGEGTRVRISVHQEVAVQEAVNIGGAIPGGDGDLPPIILSAHFDGQGRLGSEVLYPGAIDNASGTALVLELARSLSENRAGVGKSSGNDLPSRPVWILFFNGEEQGLLGSRAFAGALAGRAGPGVWVVNIDMVAHSNKTALTLASAPGSGELLRELTAALTPPLADLSMALNTMEGGLSDHGSFGSESPVPGSQAVTLVQAPYPGMHSPQDIPGNLKPGVARALFLALVQWMNQ
- a CDS encoding DUF1801 domain-containing protein, whose protein sequence is MQYKTPGAYILQTDAERRPALERLRDTINQNIPQGFQETIQYNMISWVIPLSRYPQGYHCTPHTPLPFLSIAVQKHYLAMYHSGLFMDPGLYDWFVGEYQKLGYKHKINMGKSCVRFKYLDEIPYDLIGELMSRISVDQFIARYEAGRSIR